A genomic window from Erythrobacter sp. BLCC-B19 includes:
- a CDS encoding HWE histidine kinase domain-containing protein yields the protein MNLHQRSDTLTECDREAIHHIAAVQGFGGLLAVDAQGLLAHASANAADLLGLAEHPEPGTPLAAVIAPAACTALEAALASLAGIDTPERRFGLDLTGTGALFDCAVHRACGLAIIEFEPHARNDFADHVSMIVPVIAQLEQASSLAALCDTAARLVRQMTGYDRVMIYRFHPDESGEVIAEDRDEALEPFIGLRYPAADIPQQARELFRRNRFRIIADMDADAVPIVPATGPEGDPLDLSMSMLRAHSKMHLAYMRNMGVGASLAIAIVRHDRLWGMISCHHRTPRLPPYSLRTVAELLSQTFSLMLDRLLVAQADALRERARQLNDRLLLRLAGGVSLADSLPMIEQLLRGTIQHDGISLFADGEYRASGEAPEEAEFRSLAPLLASTLGGATHASTRLADQVPEAAGFAHKVAGALVLPLSRGTRDSLVLWRRPLERVVTWAGDPTKAVAAPGELLQPRASFAAWSETVRGHSADWTAEECEIAARLRRTLIEVILRMSEDLTRERARAAQQQDLLIAELNHRVRNILGLIRALVSQSQAEALSVPGFAAIVGGRIAALAAAHDNITARNWGPASLTRLIEGELAPYCGESRARLRLTGDDVLVTPEAYTILALVVHELATNSAKYGSLSASAGTVDITLARTAFGDLALRWRESGGPPVTAPTRHGFGSTIITRSIPHDLQGEADVRYKLSGVEADFLIPSRHLAPADGERIRRVAVPRNEAHREPAPLAAMQPARVLVVEDSIIIALDTEENLKRLGVGDVRLESSVTGALAAIAEARPDFAIIDFNLGGESSEPIAEALRAAGVRFVLATGYAEGAGGFERMGAAAVLRKPYGMTEIERLLIES from the coding sequence ATGAACCTTCACCAGCGCAGCGACACGCTGACCGAATGCGACCGCGAGGCGATCCACCATATCGCGGCGGTGCAGGGTTTTGGCGGCCTCTTGGCGGTTGATGCGCAAGGGCTGTTGGCTCATGCCTCGGCCAATGCAGCCGATCTGCTGGGGCTGGCCGAACATCCTGAGCCCGGCACGCCGCTCGCCGCAGTGATCGCGCCCGCAGCCTGCACAGCGCTTGAAGCGGCGCTGGCCAGCCTTGCCGGAATCGACACGCCGGAACGCCGCTTCGGGCTCGATCTGACCGGCACCGGGGCATTGTTCGACTGCGCCGTGCACCGCGCCTGCGGTCTGGCGATCATCGAGTTCGAGCCCCACGCCCGCAATGATTTTGCCGACCATGTCAGCATGATCGTGCCGGTGATCGCCCAGCTCGAACAGGCCAGCAGCCTCGCCGCATTGTGCGACACCGCCGCCCGATTGGTGCGGCAGATGACCGGCTATGACAGGGTGATGATCTACCGCTTTCACCCCGACGAAAGCGGCGAGGTGATCGCCGAGGACCGGGACGAGGCGCTCGAACCCTTCATCGGCCTGCGCTATCCGGCCGCCGACATCCCGCAGCAAGCGCGCGAGCTGTTCCGCCGCAACCGGTTCCGCATCATCGCCGACATGGATGCCGACGCCGTGCCGATCGTCCCTGCGACGGGGCCGGAGGGCGACCCGCTCGACCTGTCGATGTCGATGCTGCGCGCCCATTCGAAGATGCACCTGGCCTATATGCGCAACATGGGCGTGGGCGCGTCCCTGGCGATAGCGATTGTGCGCCACGACCGGCTGTGGGGCATGATCAGCTGCCATCACCGCACGCCGCGCCTGCCGCCCTATTCGCTGCGCACCGTGGCCGAACTGCTGAGCCAGACCTTCTCGCTGATGCTTGACCGGCTGCTGGTCGCCCAGGCCGACGCCTTGCGCGAACGGGCGCGGCAGCTGAACGACCGGTTGCTGCTGCGCCTTGCGGGCGGGGTGAGCCTGGCTGACAGCCTGCCGATGATCGAACAGCTGCTGCGCGGCACGATCCAGCACGACGGCATCTCGCTGTTTGCCGACGGGGAGTATCGCGCGAGTGGTGAGGCTCCCGAGGAAGCCGAGTTCCGCAGCCTCGCCCCGCTTCTCGCCAGTACGTTGGGCGGGGCGACCCATGCCTCGACCCGGCTCGCCGATCAGGTGCCCGAGGCCGCCGGCTTTGCGCACAAGGTGGCAGGCGCGCTGGTGCTTCCGCTGTCGCGCGGCACGCGCGATTCGCTGGTGCTGTGGCGCCGTCCGCTCGAACGGGTGGTGACCTGGGCCGGCGATCCGACCAAAGCCGTCGCCGCGCCAGGAGAATTGCTCCAGCCGCGCGCCAGCTTTGCCGCCTGGTCCGAAACCGTGCGCGGCCATTCGGCCGACTGGACGGCGGAAGAATGCGAAATCGCCGCCCGGCTGCGCCGCACGCTGATCGAGGTGATCCTGCGCATGAGCGAGGATCTCACGCGGGAGCGCGCGCGGGCCGCGCAGCAGCAGGATTTGCTCATCGCAGAACTCAATCACCGGGTGCGCAACATCCTCGGCCTGATCCGCGCCTTGGTGTCGCAATCGCAGGCTGAGGCGCTGAGCGTGCCCGGCTTTGCCGCGATCGTCGGCGGGCGCATCGCCGCGCTTGCCGCCGCGCATGACAATATCACGGCAAGGAACTGGGGGCCGGCCAGCCTCACCCGCCTGATCGAAGGAGAGCTTGCGCCCTATTGCGGGGAGAGCCGCGCGCGGCTCCGGCTGACGGGCGATGATGTTCTGGTGACGCCAGAGGCCTACACGATCCTTGCGCTGGTGGTGCATGAACTGGCGACCAATTCGGCCAAGTATGGCAGCCTGTCTGCATCGGCGGGAACGGTCGATATCACGCTGGCACGCACCGCCTTTGGCGATCTGGCGCTGCGCTGGCGCGAAAGCGGCGGCCCGCCCGTGACCGCGCCGACCCGGCATGGCTTCGGTTCGACGATCATCACCCGCTCGATCCCCCATGACCTCCAGGGCGAGGCTGATGTGCGCTACAAGCTGAGCGGGGTCGAAGCCGATTTCCTCATCCCCTCGCGCCATCTCGCCCCCGCCGACGGCGAGCGGATCCGCCGCGTCGCAGTGCCGCGCAACGAGGCGCACAGGGAACCAGCACCGCTTGCCGCGATGCAGCCGGCGCGGGTGCTGGTGGTGGAAGACAGCATCATCATCGCGCTCGACACCGAGGAAAACCTCAAGCGTTTGGGGGTGGGCGATGTGCGGCTGGAAAGCTCGGTCACCGGCGCGCTGGCAGCGATTGCCGAGGCCCGCCCCGATTTCGCGATCATCGACTTCAACCTCGGCGGCGAGAGTTCCGAGCCGATTGCCGAGGCCTTGCGCGCGGCCGGCGTGCGCTTTGTGCTGGCAACCGGCTATGCCGAGGGCGCGGGCGGGTTCGAACGGATGGGCGCGGCGGCGGTGCTGCGCAAGCCCTATGGGATGACCGAGATCGAACGGCTCCTGATCGAAAGCTGA
- a CDS encoding biliverdin-producing heme oxygenase — protein sequence MASASKRSQPGESLRTHLRAATMAAHDLLDHAMQAASGWQTRSDYARFLALQHAARAPLEAWLAAHAPPALCPPVQTSLIAIDLARLGVSAPAPAPLFTLGRTGPGSALGTAWVLAGSALGNKAIAKQVARIGGGTWPVAFLGDDAMMAFWQGLRARIEAPADPAEAEGATHAAEAVFAHFLAVALQDDASGRAAESVPA from the coding sequence ATGGCGTCGGCCAGCAAGCGGTCTCAGCCGGGCGAAAGCCTGCGCACCCATCTGCGCGCCGCCACCATGGCCGCGCATGATCTGCTCGATCACGCAATGCAGGCTGCAAGCGGCTGGCAGACCCGCAGCGATTACGCCCGCTTCCTCGCGCTTCAGCACGCCGCGCGCGCGCCGCTGGAGGCGTGGCTTGCGGCCCATGCGCCGCCAGCGCTCTGCCCGCCTGTGCAGACATCGTTGATCGCGATTGATCTTGCCCGGCTCGGCGTTTCCGCCCCTGCGCCCGCACCCTTGTTCACATTGGGCCGCACCGGCCCCGGATCAGCGCTCGGCACCGCGTGGGTGCTCGCCGGATCGGCGCTCGGAAACAAGGCGATTGCCAAGCAGGTCGCCCGCATCGGAGGCGGGACATGGCCGGTCGCCTTCCTCGGCGACGATGCGATGATGGCCTTCTGGCAAGGCCTGCGCGCCCGGATCGAAGCCCCCGCTGACCCAGCCGAGGCCGAAGGCGCAACCCATGCGGCCGAGGCCGTGTTCGCGCACTTCCTTGCGGTCGCATTGCAGGACGACGCGTCTGGCCGCGCCGCTGAAAGCGTTCCGGCATGA
- a CDS encoding polyhydroxyalkanoic acid system family protein, whose protein sequence is MRVTLPHSLGKDEVRRRMHKHADEIGSFFPAGLAKVTTGWPSEDRMSIMAEVMGQSIPGGVEVRDNEVVIEMDLPLLLSVMKGPLEAAVKKEAGRLLAP, encoded by the coding sequence ATGCGCGTGACCCTTCCCCATTCGCTCGGCAAGGACGAGGTTCGCCGCCGGATGCACAAGCACGCCGACGAGATCGGCAGTTTCTTTCCCGCCGGGCTTGCCAAGGTCACCACCGGCTGGCCGAGCGAAGACCGCATGAGCATCATGGCTGAGGTGATGGGCCAGTCGATCCCCGGCGGGGTCGAAGTGCGCGACAATGAAGTGGTGATCGAGATGGATCTGCCGCTGCTGCTCTCGGTGATGAAAGGCCCGCTGGAGGCTGCGGTGAAGAAAGAGGCCGGTCGCCTGCTCGCGCCCTGA
- a CDS encoding toxic anion resistance protein — translation MSTETQTATATPFSLTPPDPVPVVAAEQAAGLVPVTTEQKSKLDTKVDAFVNELVSVDANSPQFGEKVDQITRMGQEQIRAAAAMSNRFLDRPVRAMDADGSVGKDLAELRRTVEDLDPGRQGKLSGPRKILGIIPFGNKIKNYFDSYSSAQTHIAAILQRLESGKKELHLDNAAIDTERQKLWAAMGELEQMIHIAKTLDERLEAKALELDSVDPAKAKALRESALFYVRQRTQDLLTQMAVSVQGYLALDLVKKNNVELVKGVDRASTTTVGALRTAVTVAQAMTNQRLVLGQITALNKTTSDIIDSTSTLLREQTAQIHEQAASSTIPLETLQRAFQNIYDTMDEVDNFKVRALDSMKQTVTVLTAEVEKSKGYIARAEGQAQAQAKVASQTPSLLALDK, via the coding sequence ATGAGCACCGAGACCCAGACGGCCACCGCGACCCCGTTTTCGCTGACCCCGCCCGATCCGGTGCCGGTGGTCGCAGCCGAGCAGGCCGCAGGGCTGGTGCCGGTCACCACCGAACAGAAGTCCAAGCTCGACACCAAGGTCGATGCCTTCGTCAACGAGCTGGTCAGCGTCGATGCCAATTCGCCCCAGTTCGGCGAGAAGGTCGACCAGATCACCCGCATGGGGCAGGAACAGATCCGCGCGGCCGCGGCAATGTCGAACCGCTTCCTCGACCGTCCGGTGCGCGCGATGGATGCCGATGGCTCTGTCGGCAAGGATCTCGCCGAACTGCGCCGCACCGTCGAGGATCTCGATCCGGGCCGGCAAGGCAAGCTTTCGGGGCCGCGCAAGATCCTCGGGATCATCCCCTTCGGGAACAAGATCAAGAACTACTTCGACAGCTATTCCAGTGCCCAGACCCACATCGCGGCGATCCTCCAGCGGCTCGAAAGCGGCAAGAAGGAACTGCACCTCGATAACGCCGCGATCGATACCGAGCGGCAGAAGCTGTGGGCCGCGATGGGCGAGCTCGAGCAGATGATCCACATCGCCAAGACGCTGGACGAACGGCTGGAGGCCAAGGCGCTGGAACTCGACAGCGTTGACCCCGCCAAGGCCAAGGCGCTGCGCGAATCCGCGCTGTTCTATGTCCGCCAGCGCACGCAGGACCTGCTGACCCAGATGGCGGTGAGCGTGCAGGGCTATCTCGCGCTCGATCTGGTCAAGAAGAACAATGTCGAGCTGGTGAAGGGCGTCGACCGTGCCAGCACCACCACCGTGGGCGCGCTGCGCACCGCGGTGACGGTGGCGCAGGCGATGACCAACCAGCGCCTCGTGCTCGGCCAGATCACGGCCTTGAACAAGACCACCAGCGACATCATCGATTCCACCAGCACGCTGCTGCGCGAACAGACCGCGCAGATCCACGAACAGGCGGCGTCCTCCACCATCCCGCTGGAAACGCTGCAACGCGCCTTCCAGAACATCTACGACACGATGGACGAGGTCGACAATTTCAAGGTGCGCGCGCTCGACTCCATGAAGCAGACCGTCACCGTGCTGACCGCCGAGGTCGAAAAGTCCAAGGGCTATATCGCCCGTGCCGAGGGCCAGGCGCAGGCGCAGGCCAAGGTCGCCTCGCAGACGCCTTCCTTGCTGGCGCTGGATAAATAA
- a CDS encoding TIGR00341 family protein yields MSNEPTTNASPEAAMAAEGAGDSAPAKPAAAASPHVGLSGIIAATREWWTVHVIGQVDQAEVTERRREDGKLSEHYLFMTAMSGGIAILGLLLSSPAVVIGAMLLSPLMGPIMALGFALAIGDWEWLKQSARTLALGSVMAVLLCAALVFVSPIQTITSEIAARTRPNLFDLFVALFSALAGAYAMIRGREGAIVGVAIATALMPPLAVVGFGLATWNWTVFSGALLLFVTNFITIALTAFGMAKLYGFRANLTKGQSQAQNFAVVAVIFALAVPLSFSLQRIAWETNAQRIVRSEIRTQFDGRSQLDALEIDFAADPVTIHAVVFTPALKPEVEAAVAEALAERLGEPVALDLVQYEVGTNESAAERAQLSSARAREDREASARAEALGMRLALAAGVGTDDVLLDETRRRAMVRAKPLAGASLATYRALETRIAGTEPGWRIALIPPASALDAAIAFDGDTPSEAGAATLELVAWSALRLDRGVVLTGPAREGEAAASVLRDSGVALTLRAGPAPLRASWASDSP; encoded by the coding sequence ATGAGCAACGAACCGACGACGAACGCCTCTCCCGAAGCCGCAATGGCCGCCGAGGGCGCAGGTGACAGCGCGCCCGCCAAGCCCGCGGCTGCGGCCAGTCCTCACGTCGGCCTCAGTGGCATCATCGCTGCGACCCGCGAATGGTGGACGGTTCACGTCATTGGTCAGGTCGATCAGGCCGAAGTGACCGAACGGCGGCGCGAGGACGGCAAGCTGTCCGAGCACTACCTGTTCATGACCGCGATGAGCGGCGGGATCGCGATCCTTGGCCTGCTGCTGTCATCGCCTGCCGTGGTGATCGGGGCCATGCTGCTCTCGCCGCTGATGGGCCCGATCATGGCGCTGGGCTTTGCCCTGGCGATTGGCGACTGGGAGTGGCTCAAGCAATCGGCACGCACCCTTGCGCTGGGCAGCGTCATGGCGGTGCTGCTGTGCGCCGCGCTGGTGTTCGTCTCGCCGATCCAGACCATCACCTCCGAGATCGCCGCGCGCACCCGGCCCAATCTGTTCGATCTTTTCGTGGCGCTGTTTTCGGCCCTGGCCGGCGCCTATGCGATGATCCGCGGGCGCGAAGGTGCGATCGTGGGCGTGGCCATCGCCACCGCGCTGATGCCACCGCTCGCGGTGGTCGGCTTTGGTCTTGCGACCTGGAACTGGACGGTGTTTTCCGGCGCACTGCTGCTGTTCGTGACCAACTTCATCACCATCGCGCTCACCGCCTTTGGCATGGCCAAGCTCTACGGATTTCGCGCCAATCTCACCAAGGGCCAGTCGCAGGCGCAGAATTTTGCGGTTGTGGCGGTCATCTTTGCGCTGGCCGTGCCGCTGTCCTTCTCGCTCCAGCGGATCGCGTGGGAGACCAACGCGCAGCGCATCGTGCGCTCCGAAATCCGGACGCAGTTCGACGGGCGCTCGCAGCTTGATGCGCTGGAGATCGACTTTGCGGCCGACCCCGTCACCATCCACGCCGTCGTCTTCACCCCCGCTCTCAAGCCCGAGGTCGAGGCGGCGGTGGCCGAGGCGCTGGCCGAAAGGCTGGGTGAGCCGGTGGCGCTCGATCTGGTGCAATATGAGGTCGGCACCAACGAATCCGCAGCCGAACGCGCGCAGCTGTCCTCGGCCCGTGCGCGCGAGGATCGTGAGGCCTCGGCCCGCGCCGAGGCGCTGGGGATGCGGCTGGCGCTGGCGGCAGGCGTGGGGACGGACGATGTCCTGCTCGACGAGACCCGCCGCCGCGCGATGGTGCGCGCCAAGCCGCTCGCGGGAGCAAGCCTTGCCACCTATCGCGCGCTGGAAACCCGGATCGCAGGCACCGAGCCCGGCTGGCGGATCGCGCTGATCCCGCCTGCCAGCGCGCTCGATGCGGCCATCGCCTTTGACGGCGACACGCCGAGCGAGGCGGGCGCCGCGACGCTCGAACTGGTTGCATGGAGCGCGCTGCGGCTTGATCGCGGTGTGGTGCTCACCGGCCCGGCGCGGGAGGGTGAGGCGGCAGCGAGTGTGCTGCGCGACAGCGGCGTTGCTCTCACCCTGCGCGCTGGCCCCGCGCCCCTGCGCGCCAGCTGGGCAAGCGACAGTCCCTAG
- a CDS encoding AprI/Inh family metalloprotease inhibitor: MKRCAAALLLALTVGAAAQESEESPSIAAELAGEWQIVPVDGLLACTVTLGQEPARGGWRAVPGGLCATHAPAASKAAAWTFEDGMRLLDATGAVVMAFEEDETALPASPSVAAPQFYLVPAIPGFVSLRQPGEWEGPWQITAKGQKPCVLQFGPPANLDAPREGGRVSLRKCRNRGLARMNRWYLEGMDLMLAGPDDAQIAFAPDGAETHRSDDGRWRLAHWTGR, encoded by the coding sequence GTGAAGCGGTGTGCCGCTGCCTTGCTGCTGGCTCTGACGGTCGGCGCGGCGGCGCAGGAGAGCGAGGAAAGCCCCTCCATCGCCGCCGAGCTGGCGGGGGAATGGCAGATCGTGCCGGTGGATGGCCTCCTCGCCTGCACCGTCACGCTCGGGCAGGAACCGGCGCGCGGCGGGTGGCGGGCGGTGCCGGGTGGCCTGTGCGCGACCCATGCCCCGGCAGCGTCCAAGGCGGCGGCCTGGACCTTCGAGGACGGGATGCGCCTGCTCGATGCCACAGGCGCGGTGGTGATGGCGTTCGAGGAGGACGAGACCGCGCTCCCCGCCAGCCCCAGCGTTGCCGCGCCGCAGTTCTACCTCGTCCCCGCGATCCCCGGCTTCGTCAGCCTGCGCCAGCCGGGTGAGTGGGAGGGGCCGTGGCAGATCACCGCCAAGGGGCAGAAGCCTTGCGTGCTCCAGTTCGGCCCGCCCGCCAATCTCGATGCGCCGCGCGAGGGCGGGCGCGTCAGTCTGCGCAAATGCCGCAACCGGGGCTTGGCGCGGATGAACCGCTGGTACCTCGAGGGCATGGATCTGATGCTCGCCGGGCCGGATGATGCACAGATCGCCTTCGCGCCCGACGGGGCCGAGACGCACCGCAGCGATGACGGGCGCTGGCGGCTCGCCCATTGGACGGGACGCTGA
- a CDS encoding serine/threonine-protein kinase, which translates to MASNDSGRWDAIMAAFDRIVALDPSAREAALAGLAPEVGDQVRRMLAAGELTGILDGGPLGLAAASAPPSATLAAGDTIGGFVIDRLLGRGGMGEVYLATRDDPSFRQQVALKLLRVDMAVDEKLFARERRMLARLDHPHIAHFIDGGVTPEGRLWMAMAYVEGETMSAWVARTNPSLADRLAVFRQVCEAAGHAHANLIVHRDIKPSNILIDRQGRARLLDFGVASLAEDPDRSGITGGVLTLHYASPEQLTAGPVTVATDIHALGLVLYTLLADTQPWGDSGSPLSTLVRRIVEDEVRGPSRAEARGAAAIPASLLAGDLDAIVLKALRKDPAERYPSVAALLADLDAYAEFRPVAARSATTGYRIKRFLRRYRWQVAAAAAVLVTLTGGIIATTRQANIAEAERDRALAEARRADSIVQTLTLALAQGGSSGDLTFRQTLDQTAKRLLETLDGSDRSGATANAVADLYIFVQDAKSAQGFIDAALAKGIGKDSPLETARLMASLADVEVSIGEMDRAPGLLDQAEALLPPGTPESEAARESIISTRASLARRSGDLDQAIALIGDLDRAERAFGGDRSQVLVRYNNLLVYLIEANRLAEADAVFARADKLLATPGLGDTIQGLGLDQLRAAVLMRTDRNGQAGEVLRRVIERRRRLYGESPALASDLSLYARQQLAEGKPDAAAAAAGEARPMLAQFLGEASVPVVLQDLVLAQIMAEQGNLAPARAQIAKVEAAAAAIPPLAPQLELTRAVIELAARDKPAASAALDKARAGFEAMGPAGAFGVQSVAKTRARVDKLP; encoded by the coding sequence ATGGCCAGCAATGATTCCGGTCGCTGGGATGCGATCATGGCGGCGTTCGACCGCATCGTGGCGCTCGATCCGTCCGCGCGCGAGGCGGCGCTGGCAGGCCTTGCGCCCGAGGTGGGCGATCAGGTGCGCAGGATGCTGGCGGCGGGCGAGCTGACCGGGATTCTCGATGGTGGCCCGCTCGGCCTTGCCGCGGCCAGCGCTCCGCCTTCGGCCACACTGGCGGCGGGCGATACTATCGGCGGCTTCGTGATCGACCGCCTGCTGGGGCGCGGCGGGATGGGCGAGGTCTATCTGGCCACCCGCGATGATCCCTCGTTCCGCCAGCAGGTCGCGCTCAAGCTGCTGCGGGTCGACATGGCGGTGGATGAAAAACTGTTCGCCCGCGAACGGCGGATGCTGGCGCGGCTCGATCATCCGCATATCGCCCATTTCATCGACGGCGGTGTGACCCCCGAGGGGCGGCTGTGGATGGCGATGGCCTATGTCGAGGGCGAGACGATGAGCGCCTGGGTGGCGCGCACCAACCCTTCGCTGGCGGATCGTCTCGCCGTGTTCCGGCAGGTGTGCGAGGCGGCGGGCCATGCCCACGCCAATCTGATCGTCCACCGCGACATCAAGCCTTCCAACATCCTGATCGACCGGCAGGGGCGGGCGCGGCTGCTCGATTTCGGGGTGGCCTCGCTGGCGGAAGACCCGGATCGTTCGGGGATCACCGGCGGCGTGCTGACGCTGCACTATGCCTCGCCCGAACAGCTGACCGCCGGGCCGGTGACGGTGGCGACCGATATTCATGCGCTGGGGCTGGTGCTCTACACCCTGCTCGCCGACACCCAGCCGTGGGGCGACAGCGGCAGCCCGCTCTCCACGCTGGTGCGCCGCATCGTCGAGGACGAAGTGCGCGGGCCGAGCCGGGCCGAGGCGCGGGGCGCGGCCGCGATCCCGGCGAGCCTGCTGGCGGGCGATCTCGATGCGATCGTGCTCAAGGCGCTGCGCAAGGACCCGGCGGAGCGCTATCCCAGTGTGGCGGCGCTGCTGGCGGATCTGGATGCCTATGCCGAATTCCGCCCCGTCGCAGCGCGCAGCGCGACCACCGGTTACCGGATCAAGCGCTTCCTCAGGCGCTACCGCTGGCAGGTGGCGGCGGCGGCGGCGGTGCTGGTGACGCTGACCGGCGGGATCATCGCCACCACCCGGCAGGCCAATATCGCCGAGGCTGAACGCGACCGCGCGCTGGCCGAGGCACGGCGGGCGGACTCGATCGTCCAGACCCTCACGCTGGCGCTGGCGCAGGGCGGATCGTCGGGCGATCTCACCTTCCGCCAGACCCTCGACCAGACGGCGAAGCGCCTGCTCGAAACGCTCGACGGCAGCGACCGGTCAGGGGCGACCGCCAATGCTGTCGCTGACCTCTATATCTTCGTGCAGGATGCCAAATCCGCGCAGGGCTTTATCGATGCGGCGCTTGCCAAGGGGATCGGCAAGGACAGCCCGCTGGAGACCGCGCGGCTGATGGCAAGCCTTGCCGATGTCGAGGTGAGCATCGGCGAGATGGACCGCGCCCCCGGCCTGCTCGACCAGGCCGAGGCGCTGCTCCCGCCCGGCACTCCCGAGAGCGAAGCGGCGCGCGAATCGATCATCAGCACCCGCGCCTCGCTGGCGCGGCGCAGCGGCGATCTGGATCAGGCGATTGCGCTGATCGGTGATCTCGACCGGGCCGAGCGCGCATTTGGCGGCGACCGGAGCCAGGTGCTGGTGCGTTACAACAACCTGCTGGTCTATCTGATCGAAGCCAATCGTCTGGCCGAGGCCGACGCCGTCTTCGCACGGGCGGACAAGCTGCTGGCGACACCGGGGCTGGGCGACACGATCCAGGGGCTCGGGCTCGATCAGCTGCGCGCTGCCGTGCTGATGCGCACCGACCGCAACGGGCAGGCGGGCGAGGTGCTGCGCCGCGTGATCGAGCGGCGGCGGCGGCTTTATGGCGAAAGCCCGGCGCTCGCCTCCGACCTTTCGCTCTATGCCCGTCAGCAGCTGGCCGAGGGCAAGCCTGATGCAGCGGCAGCGGCAGCGGGCGAAGCGCGCCCGATGCTGGCGCAGTTTCTGGGCGAGGCGTCCGTGCCGGTGGTGCTGCAGGATCTGGTGCTGGCGCAGATCATGGCCGAACAGGGCAATCTCGCCCCGGCCCGCGCCCAGATCGCCAAGGTCGAAGCCGCCGCCGCCGCCATCCCGCCGCTCGCGCCGCAACTGGAGCTGACCCGCGCGGTGATCGAACTTGCCGCGCGTGACAAACCCGCCGCCAGCGCCGCGCTCGACAAGGCCAGGGCCGGGTTCGAGGCGATGGGGCCGGCAGGTGCGTTCGGGGTGCAGAGCGTCGCCAAGACCCGCGCGCGGGTGGACAAGCTGCCCTAG
- a CDS encoding ECF-type sigma factor yields MMAERDASVPAPSSEALIKLLYEELHEIARREHRWAGSPGTLQPTALIGEAYLKIRNRADWQSKAHFLGCAATAMRHVLVDAARARLASKRKGERASLTGALEHLAAESRDDEQLVMLGEALADLAKHDPDLARLVDCRFFVGLSETETAEVLGITDRTVRRWWVRARAWIHAQMAEGGSPPA; encoded by the coding sequence ATGATGGCCGAACGAGACGCAAGCGTTCCGGCGCCCTCATCCGAGGCGCTGATCAAGTTGCTCTATGAGGAACTGCACGAGATCGCCCGGCGCGAGCATCGCTGGGCGGGCAGCCCCGGTACGCTCCAGCCGACCGCGCTGATCGGCGAGGCCTATCTCAAGATCCGCAATCGCGCCGACTGGCAGAGCAAGGCGCATTTCCTCGGCTGCGCGGCAACCGCGATGCGGCACGTGCTGGTCGATGCGGCGCGGGCGCGGCTGGCGAGCAAGCGGAAGGGCGAGCGGGCAAGCCTGACCGGCGCGCTCGAACATCTCGCCGCAGAGAGCCGTGACGATGAGCAGCTGGTGATGCTGGGCGAGGCGCTGGCCGATCTGGCGAAGCACGATCCCGATCTGGCGCGGCTGGTCGATTGCCGGTTCTTCGTCGGCCTGTCCGAAACCGAGACCGCCGAAGTGCTCGGCATCACCGACCGCACCGTGCGCCGCTGGTGGGTGCGCGCGCGGGCGTGGATCCACGCGCAGATGGCCGAGGGCGGGTCGCCGCCCGCCTAG
- a CDS encoding DUF3592 domain-containing protein produces the protein MKDARASIGWLSVIFVPVGAVMLLIAGWMLSRDPLFSGAGAEAEGAVVDLERSASGNGKASYYPVVAFRDAAGREHRFTGTIGSNPPSYQRGETVAVRYDPAAPEEAVIDSWTARLMGPGLTAGMGALLVWLGLRSIGQALAARRRARVLAARGIELPAQLLEVFRDTNVSDSRGRWFRIACLAQWPATGAAMRFVSAPMPDDPAPLLAQGAIRVRVDPQDAGNYEVIIA, from the coding sequence ATGAAGGACGCGCGCGCCTCGATCGGCTGGCTGTCGGTGATCTTCGTGCCGGTGGGGGCGGTGATGCTCCTCATCGCCGGGTGGATGCTGAGCCGCGATCCGCTGTTCTCCGGCGCGGGGGCTGAGGCGGAGGGGGCGGTGGTCGATCTCGAACGGTCAGCCTCGGGCAATGGCAAGGCGAGCTACTATCCCGTGGTTGCCTTCCGCGACGCGGCCGGCCGCGAACATCGCTTCACCGGCACCATCGGCAGCAACCCCCCTTCCTATCAGAGGGGGGAGACTGTCGCGGTGCGCTATGATCCTGCCGCGCCGGAAGAGGCGGTGATCGACAGCTGGACGGCGCGATTGATGGGGCCGGGGCTGACAGCGGGTATGGGGGCGCTGCTGGTGTGGCTGGGGCTGCGCTCGATCGGGCAAGCGCTCGCCGCCCGCCGCCGCGCACGGGTGCTGGCCGCGCGCGGGATCGAGCTACCCGCGCAACTGCTCGAGGTGTTTCGCGATACCAACGTATCCGACAGCCGGGGGCGCTGGTTCCGGATTGCCTGCCTCGCGCAATGGCCCGCGACCGGCGCGGCGATGCGCTTTGTCAGCGCGCCGATGCCCGACGATCCCGCCCCGCTGCTGGCGCAGGGGGCGATCAGGGTGCGCGTCGATCCGCAGGATGCCGGGAATTATGAAGTGATCATTGCATGA